In Sulfitobacter sp. W027, a single window of DNA contains:
- a CDS encoding 50S ribosomal protein L11 methyltransferase translates to MPTFTALTTLTGRDPAYALGEAMERLTPEPTGVGVFEMEDGSGLWEVGGYFEEKPDAAALAVLAKAMGAKDFSVSELPETDWVAHVRRELAPVEAGRFFVYGSHDADKVPDDCEPLLIEAAMAFGTGHHGTTLGCLRALDRLAGEGFHGRKVADIGCGTAVLAMAAARIWPEPVLASDIDEVAVEVAQANVDANNLSGRVTCVEAAGFDHPQLAEAAPFDLVFANILKGPLVALAPDMAEALQPAGYAILSGILNEQADEVIDVYARSGINLVHRESIGDWTTLTLQTNA, encoded by the coding sequence ATGCCGACTTTCACCGCCCTGACGACTCTCACAGGCCGCGACCCCGCCTATGCCTTGGGCGAGGCAATGGAACGGCTGACGCCTGAACCCACCGGCGTTGGCGTTTTTGAAATGGAAGATGGCTCGGGTCTGTGGGAAGTCGGCGGCTATTTCGAGGAGAAGCCTGACGCCGCCGCGCTGGCGGTGCTGGCCAAGGCGATGGGCGCGAAAGATTTCAGCGTCTCCGAACTGCCCGAAACAGATTGGGTCGCCCATGTGCGCCGTGAATTGGCCCCGGTCGAAGCGGGGCGCTTTTTCGTCTACGGCAGCCATGACGCTGACAAGGTGCCCGATGATTGCGAACCGCTACTGATCGAAGCGGCCATGGCCTTCGGCACCGGCCACCACGGCACAACGCTGGGCTGCCTGCGTGCCTTGGACCGTCTGGCGGGCGAGGGGTTCCATGGCAGGAAAGTGGCCGACATCGGCTGCGGCACCGCGGTGCTGGCCATGGCCGCCGCGCGCATCTGGCCAGAGCCGGTGCTGGCCAGCGACATCGACGAAGTCGCGGTCGAAGTGGCGCAGGCCAATGTCGATGCCAACAACCTGTCGGGCCGCGTGACCTGCGTCGAGGCCGCAGGCTTTGACCACCCGCAATTGGCCGAGGCTGCGCCCTTTGATCTGGTCTTTGCCAATATCCTCAAAGGGCCGCTGGTCGCCTTGGCACCTGATATGGCCGAAGCGTTGCAGCCTGCGGGCTATGCGATTCTCTCCGGTATCCTGAATGAGCAGGCTGACGAGGTGATCGACGTTTATGCACGATCCGGCATCAATCTGGTGCATCGTGAGAGCATTGGTGACTGGACGACATTAACGCTGCAAACTAACGCATAA
- a CDS encoding MFS transporter yields MTRYITLEEAKGLPFWRRPVALLFLMALAMPIAFNTWSALLNNFVIEVADFDGSDIGLLHTVREIPGFLAIGVIAILLFVREQVLGLVSLTLLGAATAITAYFPSMGGILTITMLSSIGFHYYETVNQSLQLQWLKIEDAPRMIGWLMAAGSLATLVAYLAIMALWETLNLSYSIVYMIGGGVTVAIAIIAMLAYPQFEAPTVQNKKMILRKRYWLYYALQFMSGARRQIFVVFAGFMMVERFGFEVHEITMLYLINLVANMIFAPLMGRAVGHFGERRTLTVEYVGLILVFLAYGGVYYLGWGVVIAATLYVLDHMFFALALALKTYFQKIADPADIAPTAAVAFTINHIAAVFLPVGLGLLWLISPAAVFFLAAGMAAVSLMLSLLIPRHPAPGNETIFQRAVPQAAE; encoded by the coding sequence ATGACCCGCTATATCACCCTCGAAGAAGCCAAAGGCCTGCCGTTCTGGCGCCGCCCCGTGGCTCTGCTGTTCCTCATGGCGCTGGCCATGCCCATCGCCTTCAACACATGGTCGGCGCTGCTAAACAACTTCGTCATCGAAGTGGCAGACTTCGACGGGTCCGACATTGGCCTGCTGCACACGGTTCGCGAAATCCCCGGCTTTCTGGCGATCGGCGTGATCGCCATTTTACTGTTCGTGCGTGAACAAGTGCTGGGATTGGTGTCGCTGACCCTTCTGGGGGCAGCCACGGCGATCACCGCCTATTTCCCCTCCATGGGCGGCATCCTGACGATCACCATGCTCAGCTCGATCGGGTTTCACTACTACGAGACGGTGAACCAATCGCTGCAACTTCAATGGCTGAAAATCGAGGATGCCCCGCGCATGATAGGCTGGCTCATGGCGGCCGGATCGCTGGCGACGCTGGTAGCCTATCTGGCGATCATGGCGCTGTGGGAAACGCTGAACCTGAGCTATAGCATCGTCTACATGATCGGCGGCGGCGTTACCGTTGCCATCGCAATCATCGCCATGCTGGCCTATCCGCAGTTCGAAGCCCCCACGGTGCAGAACAAAAAGATGATCCTGCGCAAACGCTACTGGCTCTATTACGCGCTGCAATTCATGTCCGGTGCACGGCGGCAGATTTTCGTGGTCTTCGCGGGCTTTATGATGGTCGAACGCTTCGGTTTTGAAGTGCATGAGATCACCATGCTCTATCTCATCAACCTCGTGGCCAATATGATCTTTGCCCCACTGATGGGTCGCGCGGTCGGCCATTTTGGCGAACGCCGGACGCTCACGGTCGAATATGTCGGGCTGATCCTTGTCTTTCTCGCTTACGGCGGTGTCTATTACCTCGGCTGGGGCGTGGTGATCGCGGCGACGCTCTATGTGTTGGATCACATGTTCTTTGCACTCGCATTAGCGCTGAAAACCTATTTTCAAAAGATAGCCGACCCCGCAGATATCGCACCCACGGCGGCGGTCGCCTTCACCATCAATCACATCGCGGCGGTGTTCCTGCCGGTCGGGCTGGGCCTGCTATGGCTCATCTCGCCTGCAGCAGTGTTCTTCCTTGCCGCGGGGATGGCAGCGGTCTCGCTGATGCTGTCGCTGCTGATCCCGCGGCACCCGGCACCGGGGAATGAGACGATCTTTCAACGTGCCGTGCCCCAAGCCGCCGAGTAG
- a CDS encoding primosomal protein N' — MAEFYHHGELLSVMTTQPLGRALDYRAPEGGCHAGAFVEVPLGPRKVMGVVWGPGAGDYDINKVRHVIRALDAPPMRDEMREFLLRSAAYTLTPLPAMLRLATRAPGLGDPPSMRKIYRAGDGVPARMTDARQRVMAVLEEYGDLAFTLKELSEMAGVTSSVVKGLVDQGAVREEESPRDLPFRRLDPSLPGKALTEDQATAAAVLREGIKAEAYGTTLLRGVTGSGKTEVYLEAVAAAIESGRQALVLLPEIALTEQFLDRVEERFGAKPAEWHSGVTMTERRRIWRMVGEGNAQLVIGARSALFLPFQSLGLIVVDEEHDTSYKQEDGVLYNARDMAVLRASICGAQVVLASATPSLETWANAEAGKYRRLELTSRFGPAVMPQMGAIDMRQAGLPGDKWISAEMKREVDARLERGEQAMLFINRRGYAPITLCRACGEQIGCDQCDARMVEHRFLKRLVCHQCGETKPMPEVCPSCQVEGKLAPIGPGVERLGEEAAALWPEARIATLSSDMYGSARALKAEIAGIAEGAADIIIGTQLVAKGHNFPKLTLVGVIDADLGLTGSDLRAAERTFQLMRQVAGRAGRAEAPGAALLQTYQPEHPVIRAILAGEEEKFWAAEAGERRQAGVPPYGRMAGIILSGSDAAAVFDLGNHLARHDGPLRAVGAQVFGPAPAPIARVRGRHRVRLLVKADKSVALQEALSRWIGSVRLKGDLRLAVDIDPQSFH; from the coding sequence ATGGCTGAATTCTACCATCATGGCGAGTTGTTGTCGGTGATGACCACCCAGCCTTTGGGCCGCGCGCTGGACTATCGCGCGCCCGAAGGTGGCTGCCATGCGGGGGCGTTCGTCGAGGTGCCATTGGGCCCGCGCAAGGTGATGGGCGTGGTCTGGGGGCCGGGGGCCGGGGATTACGACATCAATAAAGTGCGCCATGTCATCCGGGCGCTGGACGCCCCGCCGATGCGCGACGAGATGCGCGAGTTTTTGCTGCGCTCGGCCGCCTATACGCTGACCCCGCTGCCCGCGATGCTGCGGCTGGCGACCCGTGCGCCGGGCTTGGGCGATCCGCCGTCGATGCGCAAGATCTACCGGGCAGGGGATGGTGTGCCCGCCCGCATGACCGACGCGCGCCAGCGGGTGATGGCGGTGTTGGAGGAATACGGCGATCTGGCCTTCACGCTGAAGGAGCTATCGGAGATGGCCGGCGTGACCTCTTCGGTGGTCAAAGGCTTGGTCGATCAAGGTGCCGTGCGCGAAGAGGAAAGCCCCCGCGATCTGCCGTTCCGGCGGCTGGATCCATCGTTGCCCGGCAAGGCGCTGACCGAAGATCAGGCGACAGCGGCGGCGGTTTTGCGCGAAGGTATCAAGGCAGAGGCCTATGGCACGACCCTTCTGCGTGGCGTCACCGGATCGGGCAAGACCGAGGTTTATCTCGAAGCCGTGGCGGCGGCGATTGAGTCCGGGCGGCAGGCATTGGTGCTGCTGCCTGAGATCGCCCTGACCGAACAGTTCTTGGACCGGGTCGAGGAGCGCTTTGGCGCGAAGCCCGCCGAGTGGCATTCCGGCGTCACCATGACCGAGCGCCGCCGCATCTGGCGCATGGTGGGCGAGGGCAATGCGCAATTGGTCATCGGCGCGCGGTCGGCGCTATTCCTGCCGTTTCAGAGCCTTGGGCTGATCGTTGTCGATGAGGAGCACGATACGTCCTACAAGCAGGAAGACGGAGTTCTGTATAACGCCCGCGACATGGCGGTGCTGCGCGCGTCAATCTGCGGCGCGCAGGTGGTGCTGGCCAGTGCCACCCCAAGCCTTGAGACCTGGGCCAATGCCGAGGCGGGCAAGTATCGGCGGCTGGAATTGACCTCGCGCTTTGGCCCGGCGGTGATGCCGCAGATGGGGGCGATCGACATGCGGCAGGCGGGGCTGCCCGGCGACAAGTGGATCTCGGCCGAGATGAAACGCGAGGTCGATGCGCGGCTGGAGCGGGGCGAGCAGGCGATGCTGTTTATCAACCGGCGCGGCTATGCGCCGATCACGCTTTGTCGCGCCTGTGGCGAGCAGATTGGCTGTGATCAATGTGACGCGCGGATGGTGGAACATCGGTTTCTCAAGCGGCTCGTTTGCCACCAATGTGGCGAGACCAAGCCGATGCCCGAGGTCTGTCCGTCTTGTCAGGTCGAAGGCAAGCTCGCCCCCATCGGTCCCGGCGTGGAGCGGCTGGGAGAGGAGGCGGCTGCGCTCTGGCCCGAGGCGCGGATCGCGACCTTGAGTTCTGACATGTACGGCTCGGCGCGGGCGTTGAAGGCCGAGATTGCGGGGATTGCCGAGGGGGCGGCGGATATCATCATCGGCACGCAACTGGTCGCCAAGGGGCATAATTTTCCCAAGCTGACCTTGGTGGGGGTTATCGATGCGGATTTGGGGCTGACCGGGTCGGACCTGCGCGCGGCGGAGCGGACGTTTCAACTGATGCGGCAGGTGGCGGGGCGTGCGGGGCGGGCCGAGGCGCCCGGCGCAGCGCTGTTGCAGACCTATCAGCCCGAGCATCCGGTGATCCGGGCGATCTTGGCTGGCGAGGAAGAGAAGTTCTGGGCCGCCGAGGCTGGCGAGCGGCGGCAGGCCGGGGTGCCGCCTTATGGACGGATGGCGGGGATCATTCTGAGCGGTAGCGATGCGGCGGCGGTGTTTGATCTGGGTAACCATCTTGCGCGGCATGACGGGCCTTTGCGGGCCGTGGGGGCGCAGGTCTTTGGCCCGGCACCTGCGCCGATTGCGCGGGTGCGCGGGCGGCATCGGGTGCGGCTCTTGGTGAAGGCGGATAAGAGTGTGGCCTTGCAGGAGGCGCTGAGCCGCTGGATCGGTTCGGTGCGGCTGAAGGGCGATTTGCGGCTGGCTGTGGATATTGATCCGCAGAGTTTTCACTGA
- a CDS encoding acyl-CoA thioesterase: MSHTFPVRIFYEDTDMAGVVYYANYLRYIERARSDIVEQIGLDQRAMRDKGLVFVVTRVEADYIGAARFGDRLEVHTTHQAEGPVRWVFDQDVLRDGKVIFRAKVTAVCMTTAGKPTRLPAKLRLSDGDPAA; this comes from the coding sequence ATGAGCCATACCTTCCCGGTCCGCATTTTCTATGAAGACACCGACATGGCGGGCGTCGTCTATTACGCCAACTACCTGCGCTATATCGAACGGGCGCGGTCGGATATCGTCGAACAGATCGGTCTCGATCAACGCGCTATGCGCGACAAGGGGCTGGTCTTTGTCGTGACGCGGGTAGAGGCAGACTACATCGGCGCTGCGCGGTTCGGGGATCGGTTGGAGGTGCATACCACCCATCAGGCCGAAGGGCCGGTGCGGTGGGTGTTCGATCAAGACGTGCTGCGCGACGGCAAGGTCATCTTTCGCGCCAAAGTCACCGCCGTTTGCATGACCACCGCCGGAAAACCCACCCGTTTGCCAGCGAAACTCCGCCTGTCAGACGGCGATCCAGCAGCGTGA
- the ruvA gene encoding Holliday junction branch migration protein RuvA has protein sequence MIGKLSGRIDYRAADHILIDVRGVGYLVYVSDRTMAALPGVGEVVALYTDLVVREDLMQLFGFQTLVEKEWHRLLTSVQGVGAKASLAILGTLGPDGVSRAIALGDWNAVKAAKGIGPKIAQRVVLDLKDKAPGVMAMTGTVADALGEAQAAADETVIEAATPRPAPKAAAPNASAQSEALSALGNLGYGPGDAAGAVAQAAGEMPEADTPTLIRAALKLLAPKD, from the coding sequence ATGATTGGTAAGCTTTCCGGCCGTATCGATTACCGTGCTGCCGATCATATTTTGATCGACGTACGCGGCGTTGGATACCTCGTTTATGTCTCTGACCGCACCATGGCCGCGCTGCCGGGCGTGGGTGAGGTTGTGGCGCTTTATACCGATTTGGTGGTGCGCGAAGACCTGATGCAACTGTTTGGTTTTCAGACGCTGGTGGAGAAGGAATGGCACCGTTTGCTGACCTCGGTTCAGGGGGTCGGAGCCAAGGCGTCTCTGGCGATCCTTGGCACGCTCGGGCCAGATGGCGTGAGCCGTGCGATTGCATTGGGTGACTGGAATGCGGTCAAGGCCGCTAAGGGCATCGGCCCCAAAATCGCGCAGCGTGTGGTGCTTGATCTCAAGGACAAGGCCCCCGGCGTCATGGCGATGACCGGCACCGTGGCCGACGCTCTGGGCGAAGCGCAGGCCGCCGCCGATGAGACCGTAATCGAAGCCGCGACCCCACGCCCCGCGCCAAAAGCCGCCGCGCCCAATGCTTCGGCCCAGTCCGAGGCGCTTTCGGCGCTTGGCAACCTTGGCTACGGCCCCGGTGATGCGGCGGGCGCCGTGGCGCAGGCGGCGGGCGAGATGCCAGAGGCGGACACGCCGACGCTGATCCGCGCGGCGCTCAAGCTGTTGGCGCCCAAGGATTGA
- a CDS encoding energy transducer TonB encodes MHTGHYISGAGHLGLIGWLLFGGIFTPEPEPVEMTEVSVISAAEYDALVAAQQPPSSATEVAQPAPPEVSEQTPEVTAEPDTQIEQPEPVQTETPPEDLPPEVTELELPPQTQVDDTPPEMNEPVGDTAVLVPEIAPEARPREAPRVAPEPVEQPDPELRPDLDEQPAVAPDSEAETETVVEEPQEARTPEDSTTEIVTEADKAPAASARPPGRRPTPPPPAPVEVAEKPVEKPAETPKPEPKPEPKPEPKPAEEPATSSSTEDAIADALSEVLGQPETEAPVPSGPPLSSGERESLRVAVSACWNIGALSTEAARTTVVVGMQMNTDGTPVASSIRLLSSNGGSDTAARQAYEAAKRAVIRCGSSGYKLPQEKYSQWQDIEMTFDPMRSR; translated from the coding sequence GTGCATACCGGGCATTACATATCAGGTGCCGGGCATCTGGGTCTTATCGGCTGGCTGTTGTTTGGCGGGATCTTCACGCCCGAGCCTGAGCCCGTTGAGATGACCGAGGTCTCGGTGATTTCAGCTGCTGAATATGACGCGCTGGTGGCCGCGCAACAGCCACCATCCTCGGCCACCGAGGTTGCGCAGCCAGCCCCGCCAGAAGTGAGCGAGCAAACCCCCGAGGTAACGGCAGAGCCGGACACTCAGATCGAGCAACCCGAACCGGTTCAGACCGAAACCCCTCCCGAGGACCTCCCCCCCGAGGTGACGGAGTTGGAGTTGCCACCGCAGACCCAAGTGGATGACACGCCGCCCGAAATGAACGAGCCGGTGGGCGATACCGCCGTGCTGGTGCCCGAGATCGCGCCAGAGGCCCGCCCGCGCGAAGCGCCGCGTGTGGCCCCAGAACCGGTTGAGCAGCCCGACCCCGAACTGCGCCCCGATCTGGACGAGCAGCCCGCCGTGGCGCCTGACTCTGAGGCTGAGACCGAAACCGTTGTGGAAGAGCCGCAAGAAGCGCGGACGCCCGAGGACAGCACAACCGAGATCGTCACCGAAGCCGATAAAGCCCCGGCTGCCTCTGCCCGTCCGCCCGGCCGCCGTCCGACACCGCCCCCCCCGGCACCCGTCGAGGTGGCTGAGAAACCGGTCGAGAAACCTGCTGAGACGCCAAAGCCGGAGCCCAAACCCGAGCCGAAGCCAGAACCGAAACCTGCTGAGGAACCAGCGACCTCAAGCTCAACCGAGGACGCCATTGCCGATGCGTTGAGCGAAGTCCTAGGCCAGCCGGAGACCGAGGCCCCCGTGCCAAGCGGTCCGCCGCTGTCCTCGGGTGAGCGCGAGTCTCTGCGCGTCGCGGTCTCGGCCTGCTGGAACATCGGCGCGCTGTCGACCGAGGCGGCACGCACCACGGTCGTAGTCGGCATGCAGATGAACACGGACGGCACGCCCGTTGCCAGTTCGATCCGCTTGCTGAGTTCCAACGGTGGCAGCGACACTGCCGCGCGACAAGCCTATGAGGCCGCAAAACGCGCGGTCATTCGTTGCGGCAGCAGTGGTTACAAGCTGCCGCAGGAAAAATACAGTCAATGGCAAGACATCGAGATGACATTCGACCCAATGAGGAGCCGATAA
- a CDS encoding DUF1127 domain-containing protein, producing the protein MAAFDTTRTAYGSTSAVSRIFSFFGAFFAAVEAWQDSRATRKALSDLTDLELQDIGLIRGDIDLVAQNHFVR; encoded by the coding sequence ATGGCAGCTTTCGATACCACCCGCACCGCTTACGGCTCAACATCGGCCGTCTCTCGTATTTTCAGCTTTTTCGGCGCGTTCTTTGCGGCGGTCGAAGCGTGGCAAGACAGCCGCGCCACCCGCAAGGCGCTGTCGGACCTGACCGACCTTGAATTGCAAGACATCGGCCTGATCCGGGGCGATATCGACCTTGTCGCGCAGAACCACTTCGTTCGCTGA
- the tolQ gene encoding protein TolQ, with product MEAETLALAQGMDFSLWGLFAKATVTVKLVMIMLIGASFWSWSIIVQKTIQYRKARAEAAQFDQAFWSGEPLDGLFDNIGADPDGPSEKIFASGMSEWRRSHREDGALIPGATARIDRSMDVAISKEAERLQKGLPVLATVGSTAPFVGLFGTVFGIMNSFIEIAAQQNTNLAVVAPGIAEALLATGIGLLAAIPAVVFYNKLSADSDRILGNYEAFSDEFATILSRQLDS from the coding sequence ATGGAAGCAGAGACGCTGGCATTGGCACAGGGGATGGATTTTTCCCTGTGGGGTCTGTTCGCGAAGGCGACAGTCACGGTTAAACTTGTAATGATCATGCTGATCGGGGCCTCTTTTTGGTCTTGGTCGATCATCGTTCAAAAGACCATCCAGTACCGCAAAGCCCGCGCTGAGGCGGCGCAGTTTGATCAGGCGTTCTGGTCGGGCGAACCGCTGGACGGGTTGTTTGATAACATTGGCGCAGACCCGGATGGGCCGTCGGAGAAGATCTTTGCCTCTGGCATGTCCGAATGGCGCCGCTCGCACCGCGAAGATGGCGCGCTGATTCCCGGCGCCACCGCACGGATTGACCGCTCCATGGATGTGGCAATTTCCAAAGAGGCTGAGCGTCTGCAAAAGGGTCTGCCGGTGCTGGCGACCGTGGGCTCCACCGCGCCTTTCGTCGGTCTGTTCGGAACGGTCTTCGGCATCATGAACTCGTTCATCGAGATTGCGGCCCAGCAGAACACCAATCTCGCCGTCGTCGCCCCCGGTATTGCCGAGGCGCTTTTGGCAACGGGCATCGGCCTATTGGCTGCGATCCCGGCGGTTGTGTTCTATAACAAGCTCAGTGCCGACAGCGACCGCATCTTGGGCAACTACGAAGCCTTCTCGGACGAATTCGCCACCATCCTCAGCCGCCAGTTGGACAGCTAA
- the ruvC gene encoding crossover junction endodeoxyribonuclease RuvC yields the protein MIRVIGIDPGLRNLGWGVIDVSGSRIAHVANGICHSEGDDLAARLLSLHGQLTRVLATYRPGAAAVEQTFVNKDGAGTLKLGQARGIAMLVPAQFGLAVGEYAPNKVKKTVVGVGHADKGQVAHMVRMQMPGIEIAGPDAADALAIAICHAHHGGASTLAQAVARAQA from the coding sequence ATGATACGGGTGATCGGCATAGATCCGGGGCTGCGCAATTTGGGTTGGGGGGTCATCGACGTCTCTGGCAGCCGAATCGCGCATGTCGCCAATGGCATCTGCCACTCCGAAGGTGACGACCTTGCGGCGCGGCTGCTTTCCTTGCACGGGCAGTTAACGCGGGTGCTGGCCACCTACCGCCCCGGTGCTGCAGCGGTTGAGCAGACCTTTGTAAACAAAGACGGGGCTGGCACACTGAAACTGGGGCAGGCGCGGGGCATTGCGATGTTGGTGCCTGCGCAATTTGGCCTCGCGGTGGGTGAATATGCGCCCAACAAGGTCAAGAAAACCGTCGTCGGTGTTGGCCACGCGGACAAAGGACAGGTGGCGCATATGGTGCGGATGCAGATGCCGGGGATCGAGATTGCGGGGCCGGATGCGGCGGACGCGCTTGCCATCGCCATTTGCCACGCGCATCACGGCGGGGCCAGCACGCTGGCGCAGGCCGTGGCGAGGGCACAGGCATGA
- the tolR gene encoding protein TolR, whose amino-acid sequence MGAGVMKKPGGKGRRRGRAQPMAEINVTPFVDVMLVLLIIFMVAAPLLTVGVPVELPKTAATALPSEQEEPLTVTLTAEGAVQIQTTETPRDQLITKLRAIASERASDRVFLRADGKVSYAQVMEVMGALNAGGFSNIGLVTDIGGPALDGSDTSGG is encoded by the coding sequence ATGGGCGCAGGTGTCATGAAAAAACCAGGCGGCAAGGGGCGGCGTCGCGGCCGCGCGCAGCCGATGGCCGAGATCAACGTCACGCCCTTTGTTGACGTTATGCTGGTGCTGCTGATCATCTTCATGGTCGCGGCCCCGCTCTTGACCGTTGGTGTGCCGGTGGAATTGCCCAAGACCGCCGCCACGGCCCTGCCATCCGAGCAGGAAGAGCCGCTGACCGTAACACTCACCGCCGAGGGGGCCGTGCAAATCCAAACCACCGAGACGCCCCGCGACCAACTGATCACCAAACTGCGGGCGATTGCCTCTGAACGGGCCAGCGACCGGGTGTTCTTGCGCGCGGATGGCAAAGTGTCTTATGCGCAGGTGATGGAAGTCATGGGCGCGCTCAACGCAGGCGGCTTTTCCAACATCGGTCTGGTGACCGACATCGGTGGCCCGGCGTTGGACGGCAGCGACACGTCGGGTGGCTGA
- the ruvB gene encoding Holliday junction branch migration DNA helicase RuvB, translated as MTDIDPTVRPEPMPEDFDRALRPQMLAEFVGQAEARANLAVFIQSARQRGEAMDHTLFHGPPGLGKTTLAQIMARELGVGFRMTSGPVLAKAGDLAAILTNLEARDVLFIDEIHRLNPAVEEVLYPALEDFELDLVIGEGPAARTVRIELQPFTLVGATTRMGLLTTPLRDRFGIPTRLQFYTEDELYIIVDRNARKLGAPADEGGAREIAKRARGTPRIAGRLLRRVVDFAVVEGDGRVTRDLADMALTRLGVDHLGLDGADRRYLKLIAENYQGGPVGIETLSAALSESRDALEEVIEPFLLQQGLIQRTPRGRMLAAKAWTHLGMAAPKGQNDLFG; from the coding sequence ATGACCGACATTGACCCCACCGTTCGGCCCGAGCCGATGCCCGAAGACTTTGACCGCGCTTTGCGGCCTCAGATGTTGGCAGAATTTGTCGGGCAGGCCGAGGCGCGCGCGAACCTTGCCGTCTTCATCCAATCCGCCCGCCAGCGCGGTGAAGCGATGGATCACACGCTGTTTCACGGGCCTCCGGGTCTAGGCAAAACCACACTGGCGCAGATCATGGCGCGGGAGTTGGGTGTGGGCTTTCGCATGACATCTGGTCCGGTGCTGGCCAAGGCGGGCGATCTGGCGGCGATCCTGACCAATCTCGAAGCCCGCGACGTGCTGTTTATCGACGAGATTCACCGTCTGAATCCGGCGGTGGAGGAGGTGCTTTACCCTGCATTGGAGGATTTCGAGCTTGATCTGGTGATCGGTGAAGGCCCCGCCGCGCGAACCGTACGGATCGAGTTGCAGCCCTTCACGCTCGTGGGGGCCACCACCCGCATGGGCCTGCTGACCACCCCGCTGCGTGACCGTTTCGGCATCCCGACGCGGCTGCAATTCTATACCGAGGATGAGCTCTACATCATCGTTGACCGCAACGCCCGCAAACTGGGTGCGCCCGCTGATGAGGGCGGTGCGCGCGAGATCGCCAAACGTGCACGCGGCACACCACGCATCGCGGGCCGCCTGCTGCGGCGCGTGGTGGATTTTGCGGTGGTCGAAGGCGATGGCCGCGTGACCCGTGATTTGGCTGACATGGCCCTGACCCGGCTTGGGGTCGATCATCTGGGCCTTGATGGCGCTGACCGCCGTTACCTCAAGCTGATCGCGGAGAACTATCAGGGCGGTCCGGTGGGGATCGAAACCCTCTCCGCCGCGCTGTCGGAAAGCCGTGACGCACTGGAGGAGGTGATCGAGCCGTTCCTGTTGCAGCAAGGGCTGATCCAGCGTACCCCGCGCGGCAGAATGTTAGCGGCCAAGGCCTGGACCCACCTCGGCATGGCCGCGCCCAAGGGGCAGAACGACCTTTTTGGCTGA